A single region of the Pieris rapae chromosome 21, ilPieRapa1.1, whole genome shotgun sequence genome encodes:
- the LOC110998602 gene encoding serendipity locus protein alpha, whose translation MENPTKSQRGMITITWRLIFREIQPLFREIVEKFELLHKFDEKENDVVDKMWNVYKLCNDQIRKCILILIEIFDHKKEYNYCNQESLQCILERLSCCHQKLQSIDSHVDTLFGSSHSIMDESININTMYFVNWIDQTFDILNNLSNTVYKTDYKSSEDRYEHWKDNLVICVSGIHTCIDEMLLSAMTLCKYCLPMDQHIIKARCQVVLRETKVLLSDLIKGDLDSVFHASKENLILPIKPSNIYVLIDVLKDVLYVLETNTNTALLALLIHCFSYNICPVEKLRAHFVNKCSCNEECDFVKDFDVYNERLMQIGSFAISCSSDENRVLNLRSGLASIEGLDSHLVPAVMVAPLGYNASLLINIWKREVAEIRDQVFLIVDPTAFAQRAKQMMHSTLLEIIKDKAYNNTKVCEVINTGCVLSDFFHVYRTNEPDALTHHDKLLTLLSDLDKVIPECKIVSNMLATQDDFKYKTKITDSKATFEQLIKRLKLLYTIVNKINCLLSPEEDIFEESIRNETFSVAKTIDKKTMNLTKMFRTNVKSSTAKFPLAILTKNFKAKTELSFSLKLDEMCDISDIKGRNTSILYSPMKKGSLRKALLSRCMKVETVADCNEDEEDEMLSLQITDVLNDLNNLTKSRRMMNVTYNDNDLTNDLKLSVNETVTNITDVMDEPSNIGTLERINDLKLVTSRLSDLKSAQETSV comes from the exons ATGGAAAATCCGACAAAAAGTCAGCGTGGTATGATAACAATAACTTGG CGTCTTATCTTCAGGGAAATACAACCATTATTTAGAGAAATTGTGGAGAAGTTTGagcttttacataaatttgatgaaaaagaaaatgatgTTGTGGATAAAATGTGGAATGTGTACAAACTTTGCAATGATCAAATCAGAAAGtgtattcttatattaatagaaatttttGACCATAAAAAggaatacaattattgtaatcaG GAAAGCTTACAATGTATTCTGGAACGTCTATCTTGCTGTCATCAGAAGTTACAATCAATTGATTCACATGTGGATACACTTTTTGGTAGCAGTCATAGCATCATGGATGAGTCCATAAATATCAACAcaatgtattttgttaattgGATAGATCAGACATTTGATATTCTCAATAATCTTTCAAATACAGTatacaaaacagattacaaaaGCTCTGAGGATCGTTACGAGCATTGGAAAGACAAT CTTGTAATATGTGTTAGTGGAATTCATACATGTATAGATGAAATGCTATTGTCAGCTATGACGCTTTGTAAATACTGTCTGCCGATGGATCAGCATATTATCAAGGCCCGATGTCAAGTG GTGCTAAGAGAAACGAAGGTCCTCCTCTCTGACCTAATAAAAGGCGACTTAGATTCCGTATTTCATGCTTCAAAAGAGAATTTAATTCTGCCAATAAAACcgtcaaatatttatgtactaataGATGTGCTAAAGGATGTTCTATATGTACTAGAAACAAACACAAACACAGCACTGTTGGCTCTTCTCATCCATTGTTtctcatataatatatgtccGGTGGAGAAATTGAGAGCCCATTTTGTTAACAAATGTTCCTGCAATGAGGAATGTGATTTTGTAAAGGACTTTGATGTTTATAATGAACGGCTGATGCAAATTGGATCTTTTGCTATATCATGTTCGTCTGATGAAAATA GAGTTCTAAACCTTCGTAGTGGCTTAGCAAGTATAGAAGGTCTGGATTCACATTTAGTTCCAGCGGTGATGGTAGCACCGTTGGGCTATAACGCATCgttattgattaatatttgGAAGCGGGAAGTTGCTGAAATAAGGGATCAAGTGTTTCTTATTGTTGATCCGACAGCTTTTGCGCAG AGAGCAAAGCAAATGATGCACAGTACCTTACTTGAGATTATAAAAGATAAAGCTTACAATAACACTAAAGTGTGTGAAGTGATCAACACTGGTTGTGTGTTAAGTGATTTTTTTCACGTGTATCGAACCAACGAACCGGACGCTCTGACTCATCATGATAAACTGCTAACATTGTTAAGTGACTTAGATAAag TGATACCAGAATGCAAAATTGTCAGTAATATGTTGGCAACACAGGACGActttaaatacaaaacgaaAATCACAGACTCAAAAGCGACTTTCGAACAATTAATTAAGAGATTAAAACTCCTCTATACAatagtgaataaaataaattgtctattaTCACCCGaggaagatatttttgagGAATCAATTAGAAACGAGACTTTCTCAGTGGCTAAGACGATTGATAAGAAAACGATGAATTTGACTAAGATGTTTCGGACGAATGTTAAGTCGTCCACGGCGAAGTTTCCTTTGGCGATTTTGACTAAGAATTTCAAGGCGAAGACGGAACtcagtttttcattaaaattggaTGAAATGTGTGATATTTCGGATATAAAG gGCCGTAACACATCGATTTTATATTCGCCGATGAAAAAGGGCTCATTACGAAAAGCGTTATTGAGTCGATGCATGAAAGTGGAAACTGTAGCAGATTGTAATGAGGATGAAGAAGACGAAATGCTGAGCTTGCAAATAACGG ATGTTTTAAATGACTTAAACAATTTGACAAAATCAAGACGAATGATGAATGTAACATATAACGATAACGATTTAACGAATGATCTAAAGTTATCAGTTAACGAAACAGTTACGAATATAACGGATGTAATGGACGAGCCGTCGAATATAGGAACCCTGGAAAGGATTAATGATCTGAAATTGGTGACTAGTAGATTGAGTGATTTGAAATCAGCACAAGAGACCAGcgtttaa
- the LOC110998119 gene encoding myotrophin: MSELVWGIKNGDIDQVKDIVEKHKIDVNARIDGRVPLHYAADYGQTAVLNYLLDKGADPNVEDKHGISVILAAIWEGHTDCVKTLLKHGASKNGKAPDGTPYIEAAEKDEIKELLT, encoded by the exons atgagcGAATTAGTTTGGGGCATTAAAAACGGCGATATTGATCAAGTCAAAGACATCGTAGAGAAGCAC AAAATTGATGTCAATGCACGTATTGATGGCAGAGTTCCTCTTCATTATGCTGCAGACTATGGTCAAACTGCTGTTTTGAATTACTTATTGGATAAGGGGGCTGATCCGAAT gtcGAAGATAAACATGGTATATCTGTGATCTTAGCAGCTATTTGGGAAGGCCACACAGATTGTGTCAAAACGCTGCTTAAACAT ggAGCCTCCAAGAATGGAAAAGCACCAGATGGCACACCTTATATTGAGGCAGCAGAAAAGGATGAAATCAAAGAGCTCTTAACATAA